One Cucurbita pepo subsp. pepo cultivar mu-cu-16 chromosome LG11, ASM280686v2, whole genome shotgun sequence DNA window includes the following coding sequences:
- the LOC111806073 gene encoding putative pentatricopeptide repeat-containing protein At3g25970 isoform X2 codes for MRSLYSVVGTSFRALSNLLLTHSLAIKLGTIADVYTCNNILNGYWKCKEFRSADVLFDEMPLRDSVSWNTMIGGYINSGNLENSWEVLKCMRRCGLDQDEYTFGSMLKGIACAGMLDLGQQIHSMIIKMGFAGNVYAGSALLDMYAKCERLEDAYLTFLNISKQNTVSWNAMIAGYAQMGDRETAFSLLDCMEQEECGSLVDAKRVFNCSAGVRDLVSWNSLLGAFLVHNQEDLAFKLFIDMQEHGFEPDLYSYTSIISACFNKELSNNGKSLHGMVIKRGLEESVPISNALISMYLKSDSGSMKEALCIFESLEIKDRVSWNSILTGLSQMGSSEDAVKSFLHMRSLAMDIDQYSFSAVLKSCSDLATFQLGQQFHVLALKYGMDSNEFVSSSLIFMYSKCGIMEDAKRSFEGASKSSSITWNALMFGYAQHGQCHVALDLFSLMEEKKVKMDHITFVAVLTACSHIGLVERGCEFLRCMESVYGVPPRMEHYACAVDLYGRSGRLDEAKALIEEMPFKPNAMVWKTFLGACRSCGNVELACQVARHLLEMEPEEHCTYVLLSNMYGDLMRWEEKAKVKRLMKERGVKKTPGWSWIEVKNKVHAFIAEDHSHPSCQQIYVLLEVLMEEITRIEATADGFESFLEQEDLSYAYA; via the exons ATGAGGTCATTGTACTCGGTAGTCGGGACATCGTTTCGAGCTTTGTCCAATCTTTTGTTAACCCATTCTCTAGCCATCAAATTGGGTACCATAGCAGACGTTTACACTTGCAACAATATCCTAAATGGGTATTGGAAATGCAAAGAGTTCCGATCTGCAGACGTActgttcgacgaaatgccGCTGAGAGACTCTGTATCTTGGAATACGATGATCGGGGGTTATATTAACTCTGGAAACTTGGAGAATTCATGGGAAGTTCTTAAATGCATGAGAAGATGTGGTTTGGATCAAGATGAGTACACGTTTGGAAGCATGCTGAAGGGCATTGCTTGTGCTGGTATGCTTGATTTGGGTCAGCAAATACATTCTATGATCATTAAGATGGGTTTTGCTGGAAATGTATATGCAGGGAGTGCTCTTCTGGATATGTATGCGAAATGTGAGAGACTTGAGGATGCATATTTGACATTCCTAAATATATCTAAACAGAACACTGTTTCGTGGAATGCAATGATTGCTGGATATGCGCAAATGGGCGATCGTGAGACTGCGTTTTCGTTGTTAGATTGTATGGAGCAAGAAG AATGTGGATCCCTTGTTGATGCCAAAAGGGTTTTCAATTGTTCGGCTGGCGTTCGAGATTTGGTGTCGTGGAACTCCCTGTTGGGTGCTTTTTTGGTGCATAATCAGGAAGATCTTGCTTTTAAACTCTTCATTGATATGCAAGAACATGGTTTTGAACCAGATTTGTACTCTTACACAAGCATTATCAGTGCTTGTTTCAACAAAGAGCTTAGCAATAATGGGAAATCCCTGCATGGGATGGTCATTAAAAGAGGATTAGAAGAATCGGTGCCAATTTCAAATGCATTGATATCTATGTATCTTAAATCAGACAGTGGTTCAATGAAGGAAGCTTTATGTATATTTGAATCCTTGGAGATTAAGGATCGTGTGTCGTGGAACTCGATCTTGACGGGATTATCACAAATGGGGTCGAGCGAAGATGCCGTGAAGTCGTTTCTGCATATGAGATCTTTAGCAATGGATATTGATCAGTATTCGTTTTCTGCTGTGCTCAAATCATGCTCAGATTTGGCTACCTTTCAATTGGGACAACAATTTCATGTCTTGGCTCTTAAATATGGTATGGATTCCAATGAGTTTGTTTCAAGTTCATTAATCTTCATGTATTCGAAGTGTGGGATTATGGAAGATGCTAAAAGATCATTTGAAGGAGCTTCAAAAAGCTCTTCAATCACTTGGAATGCACTCATGTTTGGCTATGCACAACATGGGCAATGCCATGTTGCATTAGACCTCTTCTCTCTaatggaagagaagaaggtgAAAATGGATCACATAACGTTCGTTGCAGTTCTGACCGCTTGTAGCCATATCGGTTTAGTCGAACGGGGCTGCGAATTCTTACGATGTATGGAATCTGTTTACGGCGTTCCTCCACGAATGGAGCATTATGCTTGTGCAGTTGATCTATATGGGCGTTCTGGGCGTCTTGATGAAGCCAAGGCCTTGATTGAGGAAATGCCATTCAAACCGAACGCGATGGTGTGGAAGACATTCTTGGGGGCATGTCGTTCTTGTGGGAACGTTGAGTTAGCTTGTCAGGTTGCAAGGCATCTGCTAGAGATGGAGCCTGAAGAGCATTGCACTTATGTTCTTCTCTCAAACATGTATGGAGATCTAATGAGATGGGAGGAGAAGGCTAAAGTGAAGAGGTTAATGAAGGAAAGAGGAGTTAAGAAAACGCCTGGTTGGAGTTGGATTGAAGTTAAGAACAAGGTTCATGCTTTCATTGCTGAAGATCATTCTCATCCCAGTTGCCAACAGATATACGTTTTGCTGGAAGTTCTTATGGAGGAAATCACAAGAATTGAAGCTACTGCTGATGGTTTTGAGAGTTTTTTGGAGCAGGAAGACCTAAGTTATGCATATGCATAA
- the LOC111806073 gene encoding putative pentatricopeptide repeat-containing protein At3g25970 isoform X1: MRSLYSVVGTSFRALSNLLLTHSLAIKLGTIADVYTCNNILNGYWKCKEFRSADVLFDEMPLRDSVSWNTMIGGYINSGNLENSWEVLKCMRRCGLDQDEYTFGSMLKGIACAGMLDLGQQIHSMIIKMGFAGNVYAGSALLDMYAKCERLEDAYLTFLNISKQNTVSWNAMIAGYAQMGDRETAFSLLDCMEQEGEKVNDGSFAPLLPLLDDAEFCRLTRQVHGKVIKHGLESANTMCNALITSYSECGSLVDAKRVFNCSAGVRDLVSWNSLLGAFLVHNQEDLAFKLFIDMQEHGFEPDLYSYTSIISACFNKELSNNGKSLHGMVIKRGLEESVPISNALISMYLKSDSGSMKEALCIFESLEIKDRVSWNSILTGLSQMGSSEDAVKSFLHMRSLAMDIDQYSFSAVLKSCSDLATFQLGQQFHVLALKYGMDSNEFVSSSLIFMYSKCGIMEDAKRSFEGASKSSSITWNALMFGYAQHGQCHVALDLFSLMEEKKVKMDHITFVAVLTACSHIGLVERGCEFLRCMESVYGVPPRMEHYACAVDLYGRSGRLDEAKALIEEMPFKPNAMVWKTFLGACRSCGNVELACQVARHLLEMEPEEHCTYVLLSNMYGDLMRWEEKAKVKRLMKERGVKKTPGWSWIEVKNKVHAFIAEDHSHPSCQQIYVLLEVLMEEITRIEATADGFESFLEQEDLSYAYA; this comes from the coding sequence ATGAGGTCATTGTACTCGGTAGTCGGGACATCGTTTCGAGCTTTGTCCAATCTTTTGTTAACCCATTCTCTAGCCATCAAATTGGGTACCATAGCAGACGTTTACACTTGCAACAATATCCTAAATGGGTATTGGAAATGCAAAGAGTTCCGATCTGCAGACGTActgttcgacgaaatgccGCTGAGAGACTCTGTATCTTGGAATACGATGATCGGGGGTTATATTAACTCTGGAAACTTGGAGAATTCATGGGAAGTTCTTAAATGCATGAGAAGATGTGGTTTGGATCAAGATGAGTACACGTTTGGAAGCATGCTGAAGGGCATTGCTTGTGCTGGTATGCTTGATTTGGGTCAGCAAATACATTCTATGATCATTAAGATGGGTTTTGCTGGAAATGTATATGCAGGGAGTGCTCTTCTGGATATGTATGCGAAATGTGAGAGACTTGAGGATGCATATTTGACATTCCTAAATATATCTAAACAGAACACTGTTTCGTGGAATGCAATGATTGCTGGATATGCGCAAATGGGCGATCGTGAGACTGCGTTTTCGTTGTTAGATTGTATGGAGCAAGAAGGTGAGAAGGTTAATGATGGCTCATTTGCTCCTCTTTTGCCTTTACTAGATGATGCTGAGTTTTGTAGATTAACAAGGCAAGTTCATGGAAAAGTCATAAAACATGGATTGGAATCTGCTAATACAATGTGTAATGCTTTGATCACTTCTTATTCAGAATGTGGATCCCTTGTTGATGCCAAAAGGGTTTTCAATTGTTCGGCTGGCGTTCGAGATTTGGTGTCGTGGAACTCCCTGTTGGGTGCTTTTTTGGTGCATAATCAGGAAGATCTTGCTTTTAAACTCTTCATTGATATGCAAGAACATGGTTTTGAACCAGATTTGTACTCTTACACAAGCATTATCAGTGCTTGTTTCAACAAAGAGCTTAGCAATAATGGGAAATCCCTGCATGGGATGGTCATTAAAAGAGGATTAGAAGAATCGGTGCCAATTTCAAATGCATTGATATCTATGTATCTTAAATCAGACAGTGGTTCAATGAAGGAAGCTTTATGTATATTTGAATCCTTGGAGATTAAGGATCGTGTGTCGTGGAACTCGATCTTGACGGGATTATCACAAATGGGGTCGAGCGAAGATGCCGTGAAGTCGTTTCTGCATATGAGATCTTTAGCAATGGATATTGATCAGTATTCGTTTTCTGCTGTGCTCAAATCATGCTCAGATTTGGCTACCTTTCAATTGGGACAACAATTTCATGTCTTGGCTCTTAAATATGGTATGGATTCCAATGAGTTTGTTTCAAGTTCATTAATCTTCATGTATTCGAAGTGTGGGATTATGGAAGATGCTAAAAGATCATTTGAAGGAGCTTCAAAAAGCTCTTCAATCACTTGGAATGCACTCATGTTTGGCTATGCACAACATGGGCAATGCCATGTTGCATTAGACCTCTTCTCTCTaatggaagagaagaaggtgAAAATGGATCACATAACGTTCGTTGCAGTTCTGACCGCTTGTAGCCATATCGGTTTAGTCGAACGGGGCTGCGAATTCTTACGATGTATGGAATCTGTTTACGGCGTTCCTCCACGAATGGAGCATTATGCTTGTGCAGTTGATCTATATGGGCGTTCTGGGCGTCTTGATGAAGCCAAGGCCTTGATTGAGGAAATGCCATTCAAACCGAACGCGATGGTGTGGAAGACATTCTTGGGGGCATGTCGTTCTTGTGGGAACGTTGAGTTAGCTTGTCAGGTTGCAAGGCATCTGCTAGAGATGGAGCCTGAAGAGCATTGCACTTATGTTCTTCTCTCAAACATGTATGGAGATCTAATGAGATGGGAGGAGAAGGCTAAAGTGAAGAGGTTAATGAAGGAAAGAGGAGTTAAGAAAACGCCTGGTTGGAGTTGGATTGAAGTTAAGAACAAGGTTCATGCTTTCATTGCTGAAGATCATTCTCATCCCAGTTGCCAACAGATATACGTTTTGCTGGAAGTTCTTATGGAGGAAATCACAAGAATTGAAGCTACTGCTGATGGTTTTGAGAGTTTTTTGGAGCAGGAAGACCTAAGTTATGCATATGCATAA
- the LOC111806074 gene encoding zinc finger CCCH domain-containing protein 22-like, with protein MANDEERVLEHQLEVQLHEQRESLAALQDALASDASNPELLEVHEELVQAIKDAEEGLLHLKRSRLLREADLVLCGRDSNAAEDVKVEPVHSTDVEPESPEDQSFVVGSKCRFRHTDGRWYDGEIVGLDGSNSAKISFLTPTTENMLICKFFLQQRCRFGTSCRLSHGVDIPLTSLRRYAPTIWNQSLAGSSIWALSSRNGIWRHAELESWDDALQIAQVVFKGDGSSQKLGPEDIALSVRAQISDGEESDSSLEKSDSSDYEDNDLQGLGFLESSTQQRGIQMETTIFAKWENHTRGIASKMMANMGYREGMGLGASGQGMLNPIPVKVLPAKQSLDHALESQKENNTNDENNGKKRSRGGKRKRDKKFAAAMQAAKEQEDSRPDVFNLINNHLAMHNGALNDGSVKKQKDKGSADGKKVDRRTLIAYDGEVKDLRVRIEKLEEMVNRNKNEKVVFEAALRKLNETRKALAEAEAAHASASNAVTSREKEKRWLKF; from the exons ATGGCGAACGACGAAGAGAGAGTTCTGGAGCACCAGCTGGAGGTTCAATTGCATGAGCAGAGAGAATCTCTCGCCGCCTTGCAAGATGCCTTAGCCTCCGATGCCTCCAATCCGGAGCTTCTCGAG GTTCATGAGGAGCTTGTCCAAGCAATTAAAGATGCAGAGGAAGGACTGCTTCACCTTAAGCGTTCTAGGTTACTACGAGAAGCAGATTTGGTGTTGTGTGGTCGTGATAGTAACGCAGCGGAGGATGTTAAGGTGGAGCCTGTTCATTCTACGGATGTCGAACCTGAATCACCAGAGGATCAGAGTTTCGTCGTTGGATCGAAATGCAGATTTCGGCACACTGATGGACGTTGGTATGACGGTGAAATTGTTGGATTGGATGGTTCTAATTCTGCGAAAATTTCTTTCCTCACTCCTACAACTGAAAATATGTTG ATATGCAAGTTCTTCTTACAGCAAAGGTGTCGGTTTGGCACTAGCTGCCGCTTATCGCATG GAGTTGATATCCCTTTAACCTCTCTTAGGAGATATGCGCCAACAATTTGGAACCAGTCACTGGCAGGGTCCAGTATCTGGGCTCTCTCGTCCAGGAATGGCATTTGGAGGCATGCTGAACTTGAATCTTGGGATGATGCACTACAAATTGCACAAGTTGTTTTTAAAGGTGATGGATCCTCTCAAAAGCTTGGACCGGAGGACATAGCATTATCTGTGCGTGCTCAAATTAGTGATGGAGAAGAAAGTGATTCCAGCTTGGAAAAGTCTGACTCAAGTGATTATGAAGACAACGATTTGCAGGGTTTGGGATTTCTCGAAAGCTCTACCCAGCAGAGGGGCATTCAGATGGAGACCACCATATTTGCAAAATGGGAGAACCATACCCGGGGAATCGCCTCCAAGATGATGGCTAATATGGGCTATCGAGAAGGAATGGGTTTGGGTGCGTCTGGGCAGGGGATGTTAAATCCTATCCCTGTCAAAGTTCTTCCAGCAAAACAATCTCTTGATCATGCTCTAGAATCACAAAAGGAGAACAATACTAACGACGAGAATAATGGCAAGAAACGAAGTAGAGGCGGTAAGAGGAAACGTGATAAGAAGTTTGCTGCAGCAATGCAGGCAGCTAAAGAGCAAGAAGACTCAAGACCTGATGTCTTTAATCTCATCAACAACCACCTTGCAATGCATAATGGAGCACTGAATGATGGATCTGTTAAGAAACAGAAAGATAAAGGTTCAGCAGATGGAAAGAAGGTAGATAGACGAACTCTAATCGCGTACGATGGTGAGGTGAAAGACCTGCGAGTACGAATAGAGAAGCTTGAAGAAATGGTGAACAGAAATAAGAATGAGAAGGTTGTTTTCGAGGCTGCCTTAAGAAAGCTGAACGAGACCCGAAAAGCTTTGGCCGAGGCCGAGGCAGCTCATGCGTCTGCATCAAATGCAGTAACCAgcagagaaaaggaaaaaagatgGTTGAAGTTTTAG
- the LOC111806076 gene encoding probable steroid-binding protein 3, with product MELTPQQLIAYNGADSSKPIYVALKGRIFDVTTGVSFYGPGGAYAMFAGKDASRALAKMTKNEEDINSSLEGLSEKEIGVLNDWEKKFEAKYPIVGRVVS from the coding sequence ATGGAGCTCACACCTCAGCAGCTGATCGCCTACAATGGCGCCGACTCATCGAAGCCCATCTATGTGGCTTTGAAGGGCCGCATCTTCGACGTCACAACAGGCGTTTCTTTCTACGGCCCCGGTGGCGCCTACGCCATGTTCGCTGGCAAGGACGCGAGCAGAGCTCTGGCCAAGATGACCAAGAATGAGGAGGACATCAATTCTTCGCTCGAAGGCCTCTCTGAGAAAGAGATCGGTGTTCTCAACGACTGGGAGAAGAAATTTGAAGCTAAGTACCCTATTGTTGGTCGCGTTGTTTCTTAA
- the LOC111806077 gene encoding probable folate-biopterin transporter 2 isoform X1, which produces MVEEDKLNVFDEDLEEDEPQKESSVSIGTAVYWFKTLVSEMHWSFVFGVVIVYGISQGLGGALNRVATEYYMKDVQKVQPSEAQVYSGITSIPWMVKPIWGLFTDLVPVLGYHRRPYFVFAGLLGVISLLSLALHQKLHLLLAILLLTAGSAGVAIADVTIDACVAQNSSIHPTLAADLQSLCALSSSIGALLGFSISGILVHLIGSKGVYGLLAIPAGLVFLVGMILNEPHMPDFNYRQVNEKFVGAGKAMWTTLKSPNVWRPCLYMYLSLALCLDINEGLFYWYTDSKNGPKFSQENVGFIFSIGSVGSLFGALLYQYVLKDHQFRDLLFWTQMIYSLSGMLDFLLVLRLNLKIGMPDYFFIVIDESVHQLINRLKWMPLLVLSSKLCPRGIEGTFFALLMSIDNVGLLSASWGGGFLLHILKVTRTKFSNLWLAILIRNFLRLTPLCMLFLVPRGDPNSSILLTELPSSDVGNETCEEADNIELVSLVNGINIDNQKEGF; this is translated from the exons ATGGTGGAGGAAGATAAGTTGAATGTCTTTGAtgaagatttggaagaagatgaacCCCAGAAAGAGTCTAGTGTCTCTATTGGCACGGCGGTTTATTGGTTCAAAACACTTGTTTCTGAAATGCATTGGAGTTTTGTATTTGGAGTAGTGATTGTTTATGGGATTAGTCAAGGATTGGGCGGTGCGCTTAACCGTGTCGCCACCGAGTACTACATGAAGGATGTTCAGAAAGTGCAGCCTTCTGAAGCACAGGTTTATTCTGGCATTACCTCAATTCCATGGATGGTTAAGCCTATTTGGGGTCTTTTCACTGATTTAGTCCCTGTTCTTGGATACCATAGGCGGCCTTACTTTGTGTTTGCAG GTCTTCTCGGTGTTATCTCCTTGCTTTCATTAGCCTTACACCAGAAGCTGCATCTCCTACTAGCGATTTTGTTGTTAACAGCGGGAAGTGCTGGTGTAGCCATAGCAGATGTCACCATAGATGCATGTGTAGCACAGAACAGTAGCATTCATCCGACCCTTGCAGCTGATTTGCAAAGCTTGTGCGCTTTGAGTTCTTCGATCGGAGCGTTACTCGGGTTCTCAATTAGCGGTATCCTTGTTCATCTGATAGGCTCTAAG GGAGTGTATGGTTTGTTAGCAATACCTGCAGGGCTTGTCTTTTTGGTTGGAATGATACTCAATGAACCCCATATGCCAGACTTCAATTACAGACAG GTAAACGAAAAGTTTGTCGGTGCCGGGAAGGCTATGTGGACGACGTTAAAGAGCCCGAACGTCTGGAGGCCATGCCTCTATATGTATCTATCTCTTGCATTGTGCCTTGACATCAATGAGGGACTATTTTATTGGTACACAGACTCCAAAAATGGTCCAAAATTCTCTCAG GAAAATGTTGGTTTCATTTTCTCAATCGGTTCAGTTGGGTCCCTTTTTGGAGCCTTATTGTATCAATATGTTCTCAAGGACCATCAGTTCAGAGACTTGCTTTTTTGGACTCAGATGATATACAGTTTATCTGGGATGCTAGATTTCTTGCTGGTTTTAcgtttaaacttaaaaattggAATGCCAGATTACTTCTTCATTGTGATAGATGAGAGTGTTCATCAGCTTATTAACAGGCTAAAATGGATGCCTCTTCTAGTCCTCAGCTCCAAGCTTTGCCCCAGAGGCATTGAGGGCACGTTCTTCGCTTTGCTCATGTCGATCGACAACGTTGGACTTCTTTCAGCATCATGGGGTGGCGGTTTCCTACTCCATATCCTTAAAGTTACTCGAACGAAATTTAGTAATCTATGGCTAGCCATTTTGATAAGGAATTTCTTGAGACTCACTCCTCTTTGCATGTTGTTTTTGGTGCCTAGGGGTGATCCGAATTCTTCGATTCTTCTAACCGAACTTCCGAGCTCGGACGTTGGTAACGAGACTTGTGAAGAAGCTGATAACATTGAACTGGTTTCCCTTGTGAATGGCATAAACATAGATAACCAGAAAGAAGGTTTTTGA
- the LOC111806077 gene encoding probable folate-biopterin transporter 2 isoform X2 gives MFRKCSLLKHRRPYFVFAGLLGVISLLSLALHQKLHLLLAILLLTAGSAGVAIADVTIDACVAQNSSIHPTLAADLQSLCALSSSIGALLGFSISGILVHLIGSKGVYGLLAIPAGLVFLVGMILNEPHMPDFNYRQVNEKFVGAGKAMWTTLKSPNVWRPCLYMYLSLALCLDINEGLFYWYTDSKNGPKFSQENVGFIFSIGSVGSLFGALLYQYVLKDHQFRDLLFWTQMIYSLSGMLDFLLVLRLNLKIGMPDYFFIVIDESVHQLINRLKWMPLLVLSSKLCPRGIEGTFFALLMSIDNVGLLSASWGGGFLLHILKVTRTKFSNLWLAILIRNFLRLTPLCMLFLVPRGDPNSSILLTELPSSDVGNETCEEADNIELVSLVNGINIDNQKEGF, from the exons ATGTTCAGAAAGTGCAGCCTTCTGAAGCACAG GCGGCCTTACTTTGTGTTTGCAG GTCTTCTCGGTGTTATCTCCTTGCTTTCATTAGCCTTACACCAGAAGCTGCATCTCCTACTAGCGATTTTGTTGTTAACAGCGGGAAGTGCTGGTGTAGCCATAGCAGATGTCACCATAGATGCATGTGTAGCACAGAACAGTAGCATTCATCCGACCCTTGCAGCTGATTTGCAAAGCTTGTGCGCTTTGAGTTCTTCGATCGGAGCGTTACTCGGGTTCTCAATTAGCGGTATCCTTGTTCATCTGATAGGCTCTAAG GGAGTGTATGGTTTGTTAGCAATACCTGCAGGGCTTGTCTTTTTGGTTGGAATGATACTCAATGAACCCCATATGCCAGACTTCAATTACAGACAG GTAAACGAAAAGTTTGTCGGTGCCGGGAAGGCTATGTGGACGACGTTAAAGAGCCCGAACGTCTGGAGGCCATGCCTCTATATGTATCTATCTCTTGCATTGTGCCTTGACATCAATGAGGGACTATTTTATTGGTACACAGACTCCAAAAATGGTCCAAAATTCTCTCAG GAAAATGTTGGTTTCATTTTCTCAATCGGTTCAGTTGGGTCCCTTTTTGGAGCCTTATTGTATCAATATGTTCTCAAGGACCATCAGTTCAGAGACTTGCTTTTTTGGACTCAGATGATATACAGTTTATCTGGGATGCTAGATTTCTTGCTGGTTTTAcgtttaaacttaaaaattggAATGCCAGATTACTTCTTCATTGTGATAGATGAGAGTGTTCATCAGCTTATTAACAGGCTAAAATGGATGCCTCTTCTAGTCCTCAGCTCCAAGCTTTGCCCCAGAGGCATTGAGGGCACGTTCTTCGCTTTGCTCATGTCGATCGACAACGTTGGACTTCTTTCAGCATCATGGGGTGGCGGTTTCCTACTCCATATCCTTAAAGTTACTCGAACGAAATTTAGTAATCTATGGCTAGCCATTTTGATAAGGAATTTCTTGAGACTCACTCCTCTTTGCATGTTGTTTTTGGTGCCTAGGGGTGATCCGAATTCTTCGATTCTTCTAACCGAACTTCCGAGCTCGGACGTTGGTAACGAGACTTGTGAAGAAGCTGATAACATTGAACTGGTTTCCCTTGTGAATGGCATAAACATAGATAACCAGAAAGAAGGTTTTTGA